cattaaaattgaattactaacaacgaactgctaactacggactaaggaattataaaaagtattaaaagtataacaagaatatatatgtgacgttgtttaaaaagaaaaggtattgatatattatatatggataggttcgtgatatcaaccggaagaccaagtcaaaatatttatatcttcaagacaacagtgagtatatagtcccttttaaactctaaatatttttgggctgagaatacatgcgctgtttttctaAACCTCCTCCCAAATTTGGTCGCTTCAGTTTTAACgagttgtcgttttgagtttgcgttcacactacaaatggtcctccaactttcgcacaaattacacaacaacccctcaactttacactttttcaggggtaaaaaacgtaaatttttaatttaattaaaataaaaaaaccttactccacccgaatttataacgggccctatcttctcgctcggtgcgagttaaatttttccgaggccaccgttcaactcgaaaaaatctcacgaacccaacgggactaactatatgcaaaacggacatcgttaaaaaaacactaaataatgggccctatattcacgctcggtgcgagttaaatttttccgagaccaccgttcaactcgaaataattttacgaacacaacgcgactaactatacgcgaaacggacatcgttaaaaaaaataaatattttgggctatattacatacatatatatacatatacaacacgactaactatacgcgaaacagaaatcgtatatccaaattggaccgcgcgCCGAattcaaccgcagcaacgcgcggtcggattttttctagttaATATCATATCATATACTCAATActctaataaaaaaaataatgtagCAGTGAAAAATAAAGTTCGAAAAATAGTACATAGCGTACCTAGTACTACTATCAATTACACGTGTTTAagattttttaaattattaatataaatataaatataaatatttatttattatatacaaaataaaataaacaagAGTAGTTTTTCTTCCAACCAATGGATTCTTATTCCCGTGGTTTAATAATTAACCACTCCACCCCCCAACTCACCAACTTCTCTTTATAAACCCCACTCCCTCCTTCCTTTCACATTCCCTCCACCCACCGTCCTCCGCCACCGTGTATCAAACAAAAAActgaaaaataaataattaaacaaaaaaaaaaaaatggatgctACAAATTCAACCACTAGAAGACCCTACTTTATTGAAGAAAACAATGGGCTGGCTTCAATAACTGATTTAGAACATGgtttatcaccatcatcatctgcCGAAGATAACCACCGTGCCGGAAACCATTTCATATCTAGACCACTTTACTCACCAAGAAAAGCAAGTCTTAAAAATCTTTCTTCTTTTTCAAGATCTGGAAGGTTTTGTAATGGAAGATTTGAAGAACAACAACCTCATTTCTTGGATGCTTGCTTTCTTTGCAAAAAACCTCTTTGTAACAGAGACATCTTCATG
This genomic window from Rutidosis leptorrhynchoides isolate AG116_Rl617_1_P2 chromosome 2, CSIRO_AGI_Rlap_v1, whole genome shotgun sequence contains:
- the LOC139891680 gene encoding FCS-Like Zinc finger 1-like — encoded protein: MDATNSTTRRPYFIEENNGLASITDLEHGLSPSSSAEDNHRAGNHFISRPLYSPRKASLKNLSSFSRSGRFCNGRFEEQQPHFLDACFLCKKPLCNRDIFMYRGDTPFCSEECRAEQIEIDEAKEKNKNLSASMRALRKKEKSETATNNNKTSKKYPFHSGAVAAA